From Passer domesticus isolate bPasDom1 chromosome 5, bPasDom1.hap1, whole genome shotgun sequence, the proteins below share one genomic window:
- the RASSF3 gene encoding ras association domain-containing protein 3 isoform X4: MDCLAPHDTLESSYSSGQDVQKEREPHVYLSKEEVKEKIQSYNSSVTDKLKMTLNANGVYTGFIKVQMELCRPITVQSSQSQGRYAPSNQETAFYLPDGCVNTLHISSTNTVREVIEALLKKFFVADNPAKFALYKRCHKEDQVYTCKLSDREHPLYLRLVAGPKTEMLSFVLREHETGEVMWEAFSIPELQNFLRILDKEENDQLQILKNRYAAYRGKLEEALRGVLKPG, encoded by the exons GATGTTCAGAAGGAGAGAGAACCTCATGTTTATCTCAGTAAAGAAGAAGTTAAAGAGAAGATACAAAGCTATAATTCATCTGTCACTGATAAATTAAAGATGACCTTG aaCGCCAACGGGGTTTACACTGGCTTCATCAAAGTGCAGATGGAGCTGTGCAGACCCATCACAGTGCAGTCctcccagagccagggcaggtaTGCTCCCAGCAATCAGGAAACTGCTTTTTACTTGCCGGACGGCTGCGTGAACACCCTCCACATCAGCAGCACCAACACTGTTCGGGAAGTCATCGAGGCCTTGCTCAAGAAGTTCTTTGTGGCTGACAACCCTGCTAAGTTTGCACTTTATAAACGCTGTCACAAGGAGGATCAAG TTTATACCTGCAAGCTGTCAGACAGAGAACATCCCCTCTACCTGCGCTTGGTGGCAGGCCCCAAAACAGAAATGCTCAGTTTTGTTCTACGTGAGCATGAAACTGGAGAAGTCATG TGGGAAGCTTTTAGCATTCCTGAACTGCAAAACTTCTTGCGCATACTGGACAAAGAGGAAAATGACCAACTGCAGATCTTGAAGAACCGCTATGCAGCTTACAGGGGCAAACTTGAAGAAGCCCTTCGTGGGGTGCTGAAGCCTGGCTAG
- the RASSF3 gene encoding ras association domain-containing protein 3 isoform X5 gives MHRADGAATGICKDVQKEREPHVYLSKEEVKEKIQSYNSSVTDKLKMTLNANGVYTGFIKVQMELCRPITVQSSQSQGRYAPSNQETAFYLPDGCVNTLHISSTNTVREVIEALLKKFFVADNPAKFALYKRCHKEDQVYTCKLSDREHPLYLRLVAGPKTEMLSFVLREHETGEVMWEAFSIPELQNFLRILDKEENDQLQILKNRYAAYRGKLEEALRGVLKPG, from the exons GATGTTCAGAAGGAGAGAGAACCTCATGTTTATCTCAGTAAAGAAGAAGTTAAAGAGAAGATACAAAGCTATAATTCATCTGTCACTGATAAATTAAAGATGACCTTG aaCGCCAACGGGGTTTACACTGGCTTCATCAAAGTGCAGATGGAGCTGTGCAGACCCATCACAGTGCAGTCctcccagagccagggcaggtaTGCTCCCAGCAATCAGGAAACTGCTTTTTACTTGCCGGACGGCTGCGTGAACACCCTCCACATCAGCAGCACCAACACTGTTCGGGAAGTCATCGAGGCCTTGCTCAAGAAGTTCTTTGTGGCTGACAACCCTGCTAAGTTTGCACTTTATAAACGCTGTCACAAGGAGGATCAAG TTTATACCTGCAAGCTGTCAGACAGAGAACATCCCCTCTACCTGCGCTTGGTGGCAGGCCCCAAAACAGAAATGCTCAGTTTTGTTCTACGTGAGCATGAAACTGGAGAAGTCATG TGGGAAGCTTTTAGCATTCCTGAACTGCAAAACTTCTTGCGCATACTGGACAAAGAGGAAAATGACCAACTGCAGATCTTGAAGAACCGCTATGCAGCTTACAGGGGCAAACTTGAAGAAGCCCTTCGTGGGGTGCTGAAGCCTGGCTAG